A genome region from Halorussus pelagicus includes the following:
- a CDS encoding acc operon protein has protein sequence MATPHSEEREESAPDRADADDAESDPLADADLRIPDDATDEEAAAIAAAIGAHLRSQEAAAAAAAESDEETWDGKRWSFAGRLRGVQGRAGRVPTSAPTDAWAASGRSDRF, from the coding sequence ATGGCGACGCCACACTCCGAAGAGCGCGAGGAGTCCGCTCCGGACCGAGCGGACGCCGACGACGCCGAGAGCGACCCGCTGGCCGACGCCGACCTCCGGATTCCCGACGACGCCACCGACGAGGAGGCCGCCGCCATCGCCGCGGCCATCGGTGCCCACCTCCGCTCGCAGGAGGCCGCCGCGGCCGCGGCGGCCGAGAGCGACGAGGAGACGTGGGACGGCAAGCGGTGGTCGTTCGCGGGTCGCCTGCGCGGCGTGCAGGGCCGCGCGGGCCGCGTGCCGACGAGTGCGCCCACGGACGCGTGGGCCGCTTCGGGGCGAAGCGACCGGTTCTGA
- a CDS encoding helix-turn-helix domain-containing protein: protein MKSLDVTIRLPPEMQLSVSERVTTGDDFEREEVLSWHTHEEEGIEYFLSLVVGDIESVREALAALESVRSFDLAPIDDDAFYAYVTMDLRPEDEAWRSAMDGRRVVLVPPIVFGPDGAIALTVLGDPEELRQVVAEFPERVGVEIDRVGDHRGLAGSLAGRLTMRQFEAIEAASELGYYEVPREAELAEVAAALDCTESTASALLRKAERALVDAALVR, encoded by the coding sequence GTGAAATCGCTCGACGTGACCATCCGACTCCCGCCGGAAATGCAGTTGTCGGTCTCCGAGCGCGTGACGACCGGCGACGACTTCGAGCGCGAGGAGGTGCTGTCGTGGCACACTCACGAGGAGGAGGGAATCGAGTACTTCCTCTCGCTGGTCGTCGGCGACATCGAATCGGTCCGAGAAGCGCTGGCCGCCCTCGAATCGGTACGGTCGTTCGACCTCGCGCCGATTGACGACGACGCCTTCTACGCCTACGTCACGATGGACCTCCGCCCAGAGGACGAGGCGTGGCGCTCGGCGATGGACGGCCGCCGCGTCGTCCTCGTCCCGCCGATAGTGTTCGGGCCGGACGGCGCAATCGCGCTGACGGTGCTTGGCGACCCCGAGGAACTCCGGCAGGTCGTCGCGGAGTTCCCCGAGCGGGTCGGCGTCGAAATCGACCGCGTGGGCGACCACCGCGGCCTCGCGGGGTCGCTGGCCGGTCGGTTGACGATGCGCCAGTTTGAGGCCATCGAGGCGGCCAGCGAGTTGGGGTACTACGAGGTGCCCCGCGAGGCCGAACTCGCCGAGGTGGCCGCCGCGCTCGACTGCACGGAGAGCACGGCGTCGGCGCTCCTGCGGAAGGCAGAGCGCGCGCTCGTTGACGCCGCGCTCGTGCGATGA
- a CDS encoding class I SAM-dependent methyltransferase has protein sequence MSDRNMDPESYYDEFGESEWERLDRDPVTRMEFENTTDYLAEYLPDPENRSDPVRVLDVGGAAGRYACWLAERGYDVTLVDLSASQVELAREKAAQRGLADRVAAEQGDVRDLRFDDDAFDAVCCLGGPLSHVVDDDERATAMAELRRVAKSDSPVFVSVIGRLAMLRDVLKFTLDTEHGLLGPIAEDGDYTAERVAERAEGDGWAECHGYRADEFERELETAGFAVEKLVGLENVASRTKPELADADEEAVESVREVVRSLREDRTAADVSEHMLAVCRA, from the coding sequence ATGAGCGACCGCAACATGGACCCCGAGAGCTACTACGACGAGTTCGGCGAGTCCGAGTGGGAACGCCTCGACCGCGACCCCGTGACTCGCATGGAGTTCGAGAACACGACCGACTACCTCGCCGAGTACCTGCCCGACCCCGAGAATCGCTCCGACCCCGTCCGGGTCCTCGACGTTGGCGGCGCGGCGGGCCGCTACGCCTGCTGGCTGGCGGAGCGAGGATACGACGTGACGCTCGTGGACCTCTCGGCGTCGCAGGTCGAACTCGCCCGCGAGAAGGCCGCCCAGCGGGGTCTCGCCGACCGCGTCGCCGCGGAGCAGGGGGACGTTCGGGACCTCCGGTTCGACGACGACGCCTTCGACGCGGTCTGCTGTCTCGGCGGTCCTCTGAGCCACGTCGTGGACGACGACGAGCGCGCGACCGCGATGGCCGAACTTCGGCGCGTGGCGAAGTCGGATTCGCCCGTCTTCGTCTCGGTTATCGGCCGTCTGGCCATGCTCCGGGACGTGTTGAAGTTCACTCTCGACACAGAACACGGTCTCCTCGGGCCTATCGCCGAGGACGGCGACTACACCGCAGAGCGCGTCGCGGAGCGCGCCGAGGGCGACGGCTGGGCCGAGTGTCACGGCTACCGGGCCGACGAGTTCGAGCGCGAGTTGGAGACCGCGGGGTTCGCCGTGGAGAAACTGGTCGGACTGGAGAACGTCGCCAGTCGGACGAAACCGGAACTGGCCGACGCCGACGAGGAAGCCGTCGAGTCGGTGCGCGAGGTCGTCCGGTCGCTCCGCGAGGACCGGACCGCCGCAGATGTCTCGGAGCACATGTTGGCAGTCTGCCGAGCGTAG
- a CDS encoding cytochrome P450, whose amino-acid sequence MSELDQSARDRASDETAETARAAENGNGAETPPHRTGLPVVGSTVAASRAGPTFTERLAARGDLVSYSAFGEEIVAVFDPEVVETVLVSENDAVRKGEFEMAFGDLVAPEGIAFAEGERWRRQRTALQSAFTPEKIRGYADEMVANAATMADDWADGEAVELGDAFASLTLRILTRALFDLDFDAERGAVVREATESIGAMMDHFGLLSFLPEWVPTRTERRYDRAMADLDALVDDLMAEREMGSGEETGRDDLLSLLVAAADAEATGMDREAVRDQLVTFLFAGHETTATALTYACWLLAGNPDVRQRLDAELGDVLGDRDPDFSDVPELAYTEQVVKESLRLYPPVYALYREPTESMALEGYRVPEGTTLQLDTYSVQRDDRWWDSPDEFRPERWSSEAGASDRPEYAYFPFGGGPRHCIGMRFAMTELKLVLATLARRVEFERVTEKLEPSMGLTLDPGEVEVGVRKKE is encoded by the coding sequence ATGAGCGAACTCGACCAGTCGGCGAGAGACCGAGCGAGCGACGAGACGGCCGAGACGGCGAGGGCCGCCGAAAACGGGAATGGGGCCGAGACGCCGCCCCACCGCACGGGCCTCCCGGTCGTCGGGTCCACCGTCGCGGCGTCCCGCGCTGGCCCGACCTTCACCGAGCGACTGGCGGCCCGCGGCGACCTCGTCTCCTACAGCGCGTTCGGCGAGGAAATCGTCGCCGTCTTCGACCCCGAAGTGGTCGAGACGGTGCTGGTCTCGGAGAACGACGCCGTCCGGAAGGGGGAGTTCGAGATGGCGTTCGGCGACCTCGTCGCGCCTGAGGGCATCGCCTTCGCCGAGGGCGAGCGGTGGCGACGCCAGCGCACCGCGCTCCAGTCGGCGTTCACGCCCGAGAAAATACGGGGCTACGCCGACGAGATGGTGGCGAACGCCGCCACGATGGCCGACGACTGGGCCGACGGCGAGGCGGTCGAACTCGGCGACGCCTTCGCCTCGCTGACGCTTCGAATCCTCACTCGGGCGCTATTCGACCTCGATTTCGACGCCGAGCGCGGCGCAGTCGTCCGCGAGGCGACCGAATCCATCGGCGCGATGATGGACCACTTCGGCCTGTTGTCGTTCCTCCCGGAGTGGGTTCCCACGAGAACGGAACGGCGCTACGACCGCGCGATGGCCGACCTCGACGCCCTCGTGGACGACTTGATGGCCGAGCGCGAGATGGGGAGCGGAGAGGAAACAGGGCGCGACGACCTCCTTTCCCTGCTCGTCGCGGCCGCGGACGCCGAGGCGACCGGGATGGACCGCGAGGCGGTCCGGGACCAACTCGTCACCTTCCTGTTCGCGGGCCACGAGACCACCGCGACCGCGCTGACCTACGCCTGCTGGCTCCTCGCCGGGAATCCGGACGTTCGCCAGCGCCTCGACGCGGAACTCGGCGACGTTCTGGGCGACCGTGACCCCGATTTTTCGGACGTTCCCGAACTCGCTTACACCGAACAGGTCGTGAAGGAGTCGCTTCGGCTCTATCCGCCGGTCTACGCGCTCTACCGCGAACCGACCGAGTCGATGGCCCTCGAGGGCTACCGCGTTCCTGAGGGAACGACGCTCCAACTTGACACCTACAGCGTCCAGCGTGACGACCGCTGGTGGGACTCGCCCGACGAGTTCCGACCCGAGCGATGGAGTAGCGAGGCCGGAGCGTCCGACCGCCCGGAGTACGCCTACTTCCCGTTCGGGGGCGGTCCCCGCCACTGTATCGGGATGCGATTCGCCATGACTGAGTTGAAACTCGTGTTGGCGACGCTCGCGCGCCGCGTCGAGTTCGAGCGTGTGACGGAGAAACTGGAACCCTCCATGGGACTGACGCTGGACCCCGGCGAAGTCGAGGTCGGCGTGCGAAAGAAGGAGTAG